GCGGCGTCGTCCTCGACGATCTGCCACGTGCCGTCCGGTTGCAGGCACGCGCGGCCGGTAATCTGCTGCATGACGCCGTCGATTTCCGCCTGCCCCGCCACAAACCGGCACATCGGCGCTTCCGATTGCGCCTCGACCGGCGCCGCGCACGCGGCGCACAGGCACATGCAGGCTACGCCGCAATACAGCCCGCCGCCGAACTGATGAAATGTGAGCATGATTGTGCTGCCTCGACGCGCCGGCGTTGCGACACGCAAGAAACGTGTCGGCACCGTGAAGACACCGTCGGTTTGCCTTGCCCGAGACCTTGCCGTGAACGCGCGCGGGCACGCGGCGACGGCACGGTCCAGCAACAGGTAAACGTTGCGTCGCGCGATGCTATTCCGCATGCGCGACGGGCACGCACGCGGTTTCTGTTACCGGGTGTTGCAGAACCGGCCGGGCGGCGGGCGGCCCAAGCCGAGTTGCGGCCACTACTGCCACGACTCCGGTTTGCCGCCGAGCGCGCTGCACACGTCGATGGCGATCGTGCGCAGCTTGCCTTCCGCGATCGGCCCGGACAGCGCGTAGCCCATGCCGTCGCTGACCCAGTAGAAGGTGCGCCGGTTGCCGTCGCGGAACAGGCGGAACGCGGTTTCGTCGCGCGATATACCGGTGACGTAGAGCGTGAGACGCGCGCCGCTGGTGTTCTCGTACATGAACTGCGCCGCCGGTCCCGCTTCGCCGGGCAACAGCCGCCCGCCCACCAGCGAGTAGCCGTATTCCTGCAAGGACGGCACCGAGAGCGGCCGGTTCAGCCGTTTGGAGAGCCAGTTGATCAGATGCTCTTCCTCGTTCGCGGCGACTTCCACCGGATGACGCCGCTCCGGCGTGTACACCGCGTAGGCGATGTCCGCGCGCTCGGCGAAGCTCGGCGGGCTGCCGCCCAGACCGCTCCATGCGCCGCCGGTCAGACGCGGCGCGAGCGGCCCAAGGGCGAGCGCGAGCCCGGCGCCCGCCGCCAGCCAGCAGGCCGCGACGCCCGCGCGCTGCCACCACGAGGTCCTCCGGCGCAGCACGATGAAAGCCGGTTCATCGGCCCCCTCGCGCTCATGGCGCTCCTGACGCTCGTCACGTTCGCTGCGCTGCGGCGCGCCGCATAGCACGCGCAACGCAGCCTTTTGCGCGCGCCAGGCGGCCACGCGCGCGGCGGCCTGCGGGTGCTGTTCCAGTTGGGCCTCGATCGCGGCGCGCTCCGCGGCCGGCAATTCGCCGTCGACAAACGCCGACAGCGCTCGCAGATCGAGCCCTTCGGGCAAGCTGGAATCGTAGTCGTCGCTGTTCATCACGGGTTTCTCACTACTTTCAACGGTGGATTTTTGCGCGCCGGCCCCTGAACCGGTCCGTCCGTCAGCAACGCGCGCATGTGTTCGCGCGCGCGCGAAAGCCGCGACATCACCGTGCCGATCGGCACGCCGAGCGCGCTCGACGCTTCCTGATAAGACAGTTCCTCCACGCAGACCAGCAACAGCACTTCGCGCTGTTCGACCGGCAGCAAATACAGCGCTCGCTGCAGATCGCGCAGCACGAGGCCGTCGACTTCCCCTTGAGGCGCTTCGAGATTACGCCACGGCGCACTCTCGTCGTCGACTGCAATCTCGCGGCGGCCGCGCAACTGGTCGATGTAGAGATGCCGCAGGATCGTCAGCAACCAAGCGCGCAGATTGCTGTCGGGCCGGAACGCCGCCCAACGGGCGAGCGCACGCTCCGCCGTATCCTGCACGAGGTCGTCGGCCCATGCGCGGTCGCCCGTCAGCGCGCGCGCGTAGCGGCGCAACTGCGGGAGCCACGAAATCACTTCAGCTTCGAAATTCACCCGGCGTGTGGCGCTCAGTAGCCGCCACCGCCGCCAGTGCCGCCACTCGTGCCGGAGGCGCCGCTGTCGGTCGCGGACGTGCACGCGCTCGTCGCGACCGTGCCAGCCGCAAGCGCCAGCACAACGAAGATGGCGGAAAGGATGCGGGATACTTTCATGGTGAGTCTCCTTGTGAGCGCCCGGACGCGTGGTGCGACCGGAAAACCGATCGGCCACGCGCACGATGCAGCGTCGCCATGCCTGATATAACGCGTTCAGGCGATGATTTATTCCGCTGAAAGCACGACCATGCGCTATCTTTTTCCGCCATCCGCGCCGCCCAGGCTTTTGTGTGTGGCGGAAGAACGCGGCGTTCGTCCGCAGATTCGTAACGCAACGTTACAGTCAATAGTTATCAGATGCTTATGTGCCCACAAGCCGTTATAGTGGACGCAGTTCGCCCGCCGACGCGTTCCGCCCTCACACAGGGTAGAATCGCGGCGAACAACCGTCTTTCTAACCTGAATTGTCCATGGCTTCCGCAGAATCGCATCCGCAAAACGACTTCATGAACGCTGCGCGCAAGGAACGAAAGCGCGTCGAGATCTACCTTGTCAACGGCATCCGCCTGACGGGGTGCATCGAGTCGTTCGATCAGTATCTGGTGATGCTGCGCACGCCTGTCGGCCTGCAAGGCATCTACAAGCGCGCGATCTCGACGATCCAGCTCGACACCGGTACGCGTCCGGCTCCGCGCGCGGGGCGTCCCTCGCACGGTGAGCACACCACGCGTGGCCCGCACGGTTCGCGTGAACCGCGCGATCATCGTGAGCCGCGCGAACCGCGTGAACCGCGCGAGTCGTATGGCGCACCGTCTTCGGACCGGCCTGCGCCGGATCGCAGCGGCAGCACGTCGGACGGCCCGGTGGTCGTCACGCGCCGCCGGCGTCTGTTCGGCACGGGCGGCGACGGCGGCAATCACGGTGGCGGCAACCATGGCGGCGGCAATCACGGCGGCAACGGCGGTAGCGAGTAAGCAGCAGCGGCAGCGCGCTTGGCTACTCCGTTGAATGGCCGAGCCGCTGCAAAATCTTTTCCAGACGCATCCCCTGCAGTTCCGTCAGTTCGAATCCGCATTTGACCGCCAGCACGCGGCGGCGCCAATACACGGCGTCCAGCAGGCGCTGCGCCGGTTGCTTCGTTGCCCAATCCAGGTGTTCCAGTTCAGCTTCCACGACGTGTGACGCGTTGAGGCGCTGCGCCGCGCTCGCGGTCTTTTTCCGGTTCATGTTGTCGCTGCCTTATTCACGGGTTCTGGTTGCGCCCCTCCCGAGCGCGACACGGCCGGTCTGCGGCATGCGTTGCGGTCTACCGGCCCACGCGGCCGGCGCTTGCTTTGGTTGTCCCGCGCGGCGCTGCGTCGACACACGGAAAACGAGTTGGTGTGCAATGGTTTTAAGTTCTGGCTGATGACGCCGTAGCGGCGCGGCCCTCGATTGGCTCGCGGCTTTGCAGCAGAAGATTTCGGCGCATAGTCTTAGCCCGTTCGGCCGATGTTCGCCAAGGCCCGCTTTGCGCTATGCTGGATTGCAGACTCTCTTCTCACGGAGCACGCCATGACCAGCAAGAAGCAACGCGAATCTGAATCCGCGGAAACGCAAGCGTCCGACAGCCGCCTCGACGAGGCACTTGAGGAAAGCTTTCCCGCCAGCGATCCGATCGCCGTCGACATGGCGGACCCGCATCACGTGCCGGAGAAGGGAGCGTCTCCGGAGGGAAAGAAGCGGCACTAGAGTCGGCCGCATTTTTGTCATACGGAGCACAAGGAAGCGAAGCAGCCGGCAAGGCAGCCCGCCGCCGCACAGCGGGTGCGTTGGGGTGTGGGCGCTCGTGGGCATGCCCGTGCAAGCAAATGGGATATCACGCCGAGCCATGCGCCGCGCGTGAGACGTGGCACTCGACACAAATGCGCGGAGCAAGCGAGCGGGTTGCTACTGCCGCGACAATGAGAAGTGGATTGAAGCCGTGAACCGCCCGCATGGATCGCGTGGACCTCGCGAACTACGTGCGTTGCACGGACCAAGCTGAAAAACGACCCGTCTTTCCGGTGGACCCGGCGGCACTTTCAGCACCCCACCGCGCCGCCCTGCCCACCTGCTGCTCATCAGACGGTCGCACTCAGTGCAAGGGCAAACCGCTGTCCAGCTGGCGCTGCAGATCGCGCACCTGACGCTGCGCGGCACGCAACTGATCTTGCGCGGAAGCCTTCTGCTGGGAGAGCGCGGTGGCTTCGGCGCGAGTCTGCTGCTGCTGGGCCGCCACAATGCTCTGCTGCTGACGCGCGACATCGAGGTCCGCCTGCAAGCGGTTGGCGCGGTCTTGCGACAACGCGATCATCCGGTCTGTAAACGCTTTTTGCGCCTCGAGTTGCGTGCGGCGAATTTCGACGTCCGACAGCTGCAACGTCTGACGCACGAAATCCTTGTAAATCATGTCGGCACGCCCCGCGTCCTGCGTCTTGATGACGCGCCAGAAATTTTTCTGCTGGAACAGCGCCACGTAGTACGTCATTTCCTTGCCGTAAAACAGCAAGCTCGCCCCATAGCTGCCGTTGTACGTGGTGCGCAATTCGCTCAGATCCGATCCGTGGATCATCTGCTGCAATTCCGCCACGTTGCCCGCCGCGGATTGCTTCGCTTCGTCGGGCGTGAGCGCAGAGGTCTGTGCCTGTCCTGTCTGTGAGGTAGCCGGCAACGCCGCCGTCGTGCTCGCCTCGGAAACAACGCCACCCCCGGCGCTGGCGCTGCTGTCAGACAAAGTCTGCGCATTGACGCCTTGCGCTGCCCACATCGCGATGAATGCGGCAAAGGCAATCTGTCGTAATTTCGACTTTTGGTCCATGTAATTCCTGCTTGAACAGTTTTTGTTTTAGTACAACTGTCTCATTATTACTCACTTTCGCGTGTTTCGGGCTCTTCGTCGAAAATTTGATACTTGCGCATCTTATCCCACAAAACCTTGCGGCTAGTGCACACCCAGAGCGCTCTATCCTGGCGGCGCCAATCGTTTGCGCCGAGCGCGGCCAGCACTCGGTTACGCTCGGCCATGTCCCATTTGCCGCGGTCCACGAGCACCTCTGTGACGCTCTCGGCCGGCACCGGTTGGCTGGTGCGCGCAAGCGCGGGAAGCCGTTGTAAGCCACACACATACGCGCTCGCGACCCGCCCGGCGGGTGACGCATCCGCGACACAAAAACGGCATACGAGGGAAAACCGCCGAAATTCGGGTATCGCAGCGAATGGACCGTCGTACTGGCGGCGCTCGCGCCGAGCACCCTGCAAATGGAAGCACACGAAGCATCGGGCGATTCGGGCTGGGGCGCGATACTGGAGTCGGCCATGCGTTCACGACGGGCTTCACGTATCGGCGCACGCTCACACCTAATGTCTCGTTCGACATGGCGCGCGTCCGCCTGCAGGCGGGTACGGCCTCGCCTTTGAAGCTTTCGTCGATCGCCTTCGGCTTCCGTATCCCGGATGCGAAGTACTACAGCCTGCATCTCCCGGTGGCCAAAGCGATCGGCGACGCGCCGATGGAGAGCGCATCGCGCAGTCCACGCATCAACGAGACGCTCTCGTACCAGCTGAATGGATCAGTAAAAGTGCCGCGTTCTGATTAGAGGGTCCACTATCAAACGACGCGCGCACTTTCACGTATTCTGCGCTGACGATGCGTCGCTCGCGGCGCGCAAGCCCAAATCTGCAAGCTGCGGATGGCACACGAAGGCAGCGGAAGTCGAACCTGAGGGACCATGCCAGCCATCACTCCGGCTGGCGTCTGACGACCCCGCGAAATGCCAATAATGCCGCGCGACCATGATCGCGCCGTCTTTAATCAAGGAGGAAGACAATGACGCAGTTCAGCCAACGCGCGCGCGCAATCGCGCTTCGCACAGCCAAGCATGCCGCGCTCGCCGGCGTATTGCTCGGCAGCGCCGTGATAGCCATGGCACAGTCCGACAGCCCCGTCGGCACGTGGCAAACCATCGACGATCATACCGGCCAGCCCAAGGCGCTCGTGCAAATCGCGCAGGATGGCAGCGGCGCGCTGAGCGGCAAGGTGATCAAGGGCCTCGGCGCGAACGACCAGCCGGATCGCCGCTGCACGGCCTGTACCGACGCGCGCAAGGATCAGCCGATTCTCGGCATGACGATCATCAGCGATATGAAGAAGAACGGCGACGCCTGGGATCACGGGCAGATTCTCGACCCGGAAAACGGCAAGCTCTACAAATGCAAGATGCACCTGGAAGACGGTGGCAACAAACTGGTCGTGCGAGGCTATATCGGCGTGTCGCTGCTAGGCCGCTCGCAGACTTGGGTTCGTCAGCAATGATGCGTGGGTAGTTCAGGTGCCGGTTGCAAAGCCCGGGTAGAACGATAAGAAACGGCCGACGATCGTAATCGTTCGGCCGTTTCTTTTGTTTGAAGACGCTGGGTTGAATCGATCATGCAGCGTGTTTGAAGGGCGAATGGAACGCGAACGGCGAAGACGGCAGCGGTTGGTTTGATGGCGGGCTGTACACCGCGGGCGTAACGACGGGAGCCTTCTCGGCTTGGACGCTCTTCGGTTTCCCATTCACGTGCGTGCGCATGCGCGCCTCCATCAAGCCGCAAAGCTCTTCGCTCGCCGCGCCGAACAATTGCTCCATTACACGGTTGAGCACGCCGGATTCGTACCACGCCTTGAAGCGGCGATGGCAGGTCTGGTAGGACGGATATTTGCGCGGCATGGCGGACCAAGTGGCGCCGCTATACATGACCCACAGCACGCCGTTGAGCACCGAGCGTGTATTGGCGAGCGGCCGGCCACGCAGTTCGGAGCGCGGCCGTAGCTCGGGAAGCAACGGTGCGACACGCTGCCATTCTTCGTCGTTGATGTCACGGTGGGGATTCATGGTTTCTCCTTTGTCAAAGCCGTGACAAAAGATATCCAGTCGTCCGCGGACGGAATATAAGACCAATCCGAATCTTGAAAATACGCCGGGCGACGGCGCGGCATCGGCAAACGGAGCGTGATCTATCGCAAAAGCGCCGCCGGCCGTGGCGCGCGACGCCTCAGGTCAGCGACGTATCGACGATTCGCCGAGGCGTATCGAGATATTCCTTCGACTGCATTTCTACGATGCGCGAGACCGTGCGCGCGAACTCGTTGGCCATCGGACCATCGACGTACAGTTGTTCGGGTGGCACCGCGGCAGACATCAGCAGCTTCACCTTGTGATCGTAAAA
The nucleotide sequence above comes from Paraburkholderia sp. FT54. Encoded proteins:
- a CDS encoding anti-sigma factor; translated protein: MNSDDYDSSLPEGLDLRALSAFVDGELPAAERAAIEAQLEQHPQAAARVAAWRAQKAALRVLCGAPQRSERDERQERHEREGADEPAFIVLRRRTSWWQRAGVAACWLAAGAGLALALGPLAPRLTGGAWSGLGGSPPSFAERADIAYAVYTPERRHPVEVAANEEEHLINWLSKRLNRPLSVPSLQEYGYSLVGGRLLPGEAGPAAQFMYENTSGARLTLYVTGISRDETAFRLFRDGNRRTFYWVSDGMGYALSGPIAEGKLRTIAIDVCSALGGKPESWQ
- a CDS encoding sigma-70 family RNA polymerase sigma factor, translating into MNFEAEVISWLPQLRRYARALTGDRAWADDLVQDTAERALARWAAFRPDSNLRAWLLTILRHLYIDQLRGRREIAVDDESAPWRNLEAPQGEVDGLVLRDLQRALYLLPVEQREVLLLVCVEELSYQEASSALGVPIGTVMSRLSRAREHMRALLTDGPVQGPARKNPPLKVVRNP
- the hfq gene encoding RNA chaperone Hfq, giving the protein MASAESHPQNDFMNAARKERKRVEIYLVNGIRLTGCIESFDQYLVMLRTPVGLQGIYKRAISTIQLDTGTRPAPRAGRPSHGEHTTRGPHGSREPRDHREPREPREPRESYGAPSSDRPAPDRSGSTSDGPVVVTRRRRLFGTGGDGGNHGGGNHGGGNHGGNGGSE
- a CDS encoding DUF2968 domain-containing protein — translated: MDQKSKLRQIAFAAFIAMWAAQGVNAQTLSDSSASAGGGVVSEASTTAALPATSQTGQAQTSALTPDEAKQSAAGNVAELQQMIHGSDLSELRTTYNGSYGASLLFYGKEMTYYVALFQQKNFWRVIKTQDAGRADMIYKDFVRQTLQLSDVEIRRTQLEAQKAFTDRMIALSQDRANRLQADLDVARQQQSIVAAQQQQTRAEATALSQQKASAQDQLRAAQRQVRDLQRQLDSGLPLH
- a CDS encoding DUF2147 domain-containing protein, with the protein product MTQFSQRARAIALRTAKHAALAGVLLGSAVIAMAQSDSPVGTWQTIDDHTGQPKALVQIAQDGSGALSGKVIKGLGANDQPDRRCTACTDARKDQPILGMTIISDMKKNGDAWDHGQILDPENGKLYKCKMHLEDGGNKLVVRGYIGVSLLGRSQTWVRQQ
- a CDS encoding transposase, with the translated sequence MNPHRDINDEEWQRVAPLLPELRPRSELRGRPLANTRSVLNGVLWVMYSGATWSAMPRKYPSYQTCHRRFKAWYESGVLNRVMEQLFGAASEELCGLMEARMRTHVNGKPKSVQAEKAPVVTPAVYSPPSNQPLPSSPFAFHSPFKHAA